In a genomic window of Luoshenia tenuis:
- the recO gene encoding DNA repair protein RecO: MPPTLKTLGLTVRYANYKDYDRMLSVLTPTEGRIDAIARGCRRPKSRLSAAAQPFAMGEFTFSLRGQRHALNQFELQESYYPLREDLGRLSYASYVTAMAAEAIQPRQRAVDEFALTLHALAFLAYSQMPPQDVAIIYTIQLMAMLGYRIETGRCVACGRRVQEGEAVGFDPRAGGVLCAACTVRAPQALAVDKGTLKMMGYIESIDPSRMNVLRLSARAREQLGAILRGFAAHRMDGARRLGRFIEKIEQVEDSLQTFMNNERNTPQGG, translated from the coding sequence GTGCCGCCTACCCTTAAGACCCTGGGCCTTACGGTACGCTATGCCAATTATAAGGATTATGACCGGATGCTCAGCGTGCTCACCCCCACCGAGGGGCGGATCGACGCCATCGCCCGGGGCTGCCGCAGGCCCAAAAGCCGGCTGTCCGCCGCGGCGCAGCCCTTTGCCATGGGGGAGTTTACCTTCAGCCTGCGGGGGCAGCGCCATGCGCTGAACCAGTTTGAACTGCAGGAGAGCTACTATCCCCTGCGGGAGGACCTGGGCCGCTTGAGCTATGCCAGCTATGTTACCGCCATGGCGGCGGAAGCCATCCAACCCCGCCAGCGGGCGGTGGATGAGTTTGCCCTGACGCTGCACGCCCTGGCCTTTCTGGCCTATTCGCAGATGCCGCCACAGGATGTGGCCATCATCTATACCATCCAGCTGATGGCCATGCTGGGCTACCGGATTGAAACGGGGCGGTGTGTGGCCTGCGGCCGGCGGGTGCAGGAGGGGGAGGCCGTGGGGTTTGATCCCCGGGCGGGCGGCGTGCTGTGCGCGGCTTGCACTGTGCGCGCCCCGCAGGCGCTGGCGGTGGACAAGGGTACCCTTAAAATGATGGGGTATATCGAGTCCATCGACCCGTCGCGCATGAACGTGCTGCGCTTAAGCGCCCGGGCGCGCGAGCAGCTGGGGGCGATCCTGCGGGGCTTTGCCGCCCACCGGATGGACGGGGCCCGGCGGCTGGGCCGCTTTATCGAAAAGATCGAGCAGGTGGAGGACAGCTTGCAAACCTTTATGAATAATGAAAGAAATACCCCGCAGGGCGGCTAA
- the ppdK gene encoding pyruvate, phosphate dikinase produces the protein MSNKYVYLFSEGNAEMRNLLGGKGANLAEMTGLGLPVPQGFTVTTEACTRYYEDGKVIADEIVDQIYEALAKTEEINGKKFGDLENPFLVSVRSGARVSMPGMMDTILNLGLNDVAVKGLAKLTQNERFAYDSYRRFIQMFSDVVMEIDKRKFEDILDEVKTSVGAKVDTDLSADDLKVVVEKYKALYLKEMGVEFPQDPKVQLLESVKAVFRSWDNPRANVYRRMNDIPGDWGTAVNVQAMVFGNMGDDSGTGVAFTRNPATGENKLYGEYLFNAQGEDVVAGIRTPNPIADLHKTMPAVYDQFAEIANTLEKHYRDMQDMEFTIERGKLYMLQTRNGKRTAAAALKIAVDLVNEGMLTKEEAVMKVEPKQLDSLLHPQFNADALKKAEVIARGLPASPGAACGKVYFTAEEAVEAAKDGSKVVLVRLETSPEDIEGMYASQGILTARGGMTSHAAVVARGMGTCCVAGCGDIRINEEAKTFEAAGKTYKEGDYISIDGSTGNVYGEAVETIDAAVTGDFATLMGWADDIRTLNVRTNADTPRDARQAVKFGAEGIGLCRTEHMFFDEDRIPAMREMIVAKTEEQRRAALNKLLPMQKADFKGIYEAMEGRPVTIRFLDPPLHEFLPHNDEDIAALAKEMGLTFDELKGTVESLHEFNPMLGHRGCRLSVTYPEIAEMQTRAVIEAAIEVKAEKGYDILPEIMIPLVGEVKELKYVKAVVVETAQKVMDEKGVKIDYKVGTMIEIPRAALTADEIATEAEFFSFGTNDLTQMTFGFSRDDAGNFLDDYYAKKIFESDPFARVDQVGVGKLMKMAVELGRTTRPGMKMGICGEHGGDPSTVVFCHNIGLNYVSCSPFRVPIARLAAAQAVVMGK, from the coding sequence ATGTCTAACAAGTACGTATACCTGTTCTCGGAAGGGAACGCCGAGATGCGAAACCTGTTGGGCGGCAAAGGCGCCAACCTGGCCGAGATGACCGGTCTGGGCCTGCCTGTGCCCCAGGGCTTTACGGTAACGACGGAAGCGTGCACGCGCTATTATGAGGACGGCAAAGTCATTGCCGACGAGATCGTAGACCAGATCTATGAGGCTCTGGCCAAGACGGAAGAGATCAACGGCAAAAAGTTTGGGGATCTGGAGAACCCCTTCCTGGTATCGGTCCGTTCCGGCGCCCGCGTGTCCATGCCTGGTATGATGGATACCATCCTGAACCTGGGCCTGAACGATGTGGCCGTTAAGGGTCTGGCTAAGCTGACCCAGAACGAGCGCTTCGCTTATGACAGCTATCGCCGTTTCATCCAGATGTTCTCCGACGTCGTGATGGAGATCGACAAGCGCAAGTTTGAAGATATCCTGGACGAGGTGAAGACCTCTGTGGGCGCCAAGGTGGATACCGACCTGAGCGCGGATGACCTGAAGGTGGTCGTGGAGAAGTACAAGGCCCTGTACCTCAAGGAGATGGGCGTGGAGTTCCCGCAGGATCCCAAGGTTCAGCTGCTCGAGTCCGTTAAGGCCGTGTTCCGCTCCTGGGACAACCCCCGCGCCAACGTATATCGCCGCATGAACGACATCCCGGGCGACTGGGGCACCGCCGTTAACGTGCAGGCCATGGTATTTGGTAACATGGGTGACGATTCCGGTACGGGCGTTGCCTTTACCCGTAACCCCGCCACCGGCGAGAACAAGCTGTATGGCGAGTACCTGTTCAACGCCCAGGGCGAGGACGTGGTTGCCGGTATCCGTACCCCCAACCCCATCGCCGACCTGCATAAGACCATGCCGGCCGTGTACGACCAGTTTGCCGAGATCGCCAACACCCTGGAGAAGCACTACCGCGACATGCAGGATATGGAGTTCACCATCGAGCGCGGCAAGCTCTACATGCTCCAGACCCGTAACGGCAAGCGTACCGCCGCCGCGGCGCTGAAGATCGCCGTGGACCTGGTGAACGAGGGCATGCTCACCAAGGAAGAGGCCGTGATGAAGGTCGAGCCCAAGCAGCTGGATAGCCTGCTGCACCCGCAGTTCAACGCTGACGCGCTGAAGAAAGCGGAAGTTATCGCCCGCGGCCTGCCCGCCTCCCCCGGCGCTGCCTGCGGTAAAGTTTACTTCACCGCGGAAGAGGCTGTGGAAGCGGCCAAGGACGGCAGCAAGGTCGTTCTGGTTCGTCTGGAGACCAGCCCGGAGGATATCGAGGGCATGTATGCTTCTCAGGGTATCCTGACCGCCCGCGGCGGCATGACCAGCCACGCGGCCGTTGTGGCCCGCGGCATGGGCACCTGCTGTGTTGCCGGCTGCGGCGACATCCGCATCAACGAAGAAGCCAAGACCTTTGAGGCCGCTGGCAAGACCTATAAAGAGGGCGACTACATCTCCATCGACGGCAGCACCGGTAATGTTTACGGCGAGGCCGTGGAGACCATCGACGCCGCTGTGACGGGCGACTTCGCCACCCTGATGGGCTGGGCGGACGACATCCGTACCCTGAATGTGCGCACCAATGCCGACACGCCGCGCGACGCCCGCCAGGCCGTCAAGTTCGGCGCCGAGGGCATCGGCCTGTGCCGTACCGAGCATATGTTCTTCGATGAGGACCGCATCCCCGCCATGCGCGAGATGATCGTGGCCAAGACCGAGGAGCAGCGCCGCGCGGCACTGAACAAGCTGCTGCCCATGCAGAAGGCTGACTTTAAGGGCATTTACGAGGCCATGGAGGGCCGCCCGGTGACCATCCGGTTCCTGGATCCCCCGCTGCACGAGTTCCTGCCCCACAACGATGAGGACATCGCGGCGCTGGCCAAGGAAATGGGCCTGACCTTTGATGAGCTCAAGGGCACCGTTGAGAGCCTGCATGAGTTTAACCCCATGCTGGGCCACCGCGGCTGCCGCCTGTCCGTCACCTATCCCGAGATCGCTGAGATGCAGACCCGCGCGGTCATCGAGGCGGCCATCGAGGTGAAGGCGGAGAAGGGCTATGACATCCTGCCCGAGATCATGATCCCGCTGGTAGGCGAGGTCAAGGAGCTCAAGTACGTCAAGGCCGTCGTGGTGGAGACCGCCCAGAAGGTCATGGACGAAAAGGGCGTGAAGATCGACTACAAGGTGGGTACCATGATCGAGATCCCGCGCGCGGCGCTGACCGCTGACGAGATCGCCACCGAGGCGGAGTTCTTCTCCTTCGGTACCAACGACCTGACCCAGATGACCTTCGGCTTCAGCCGTGACGACGCCGGCAACTTCCTGGATGATTACTATGCCAAGAAGATCTTCGAGAGCGATCCCTTCGCCCGTGTGGACCAGGTTGGCGTTGGCAAGCTGATGAAGATGGCCGTTGAGCTGGGCCGCACCACCCGTCCGGGGATGAAGATGGGCATCTGCGGTGAGCACGGCGGCGACCCGAGCACGGTGGTGTTCTGCCACAACATCGGGCTGAACTACGTGTCCTGCTCGCCCTTCCGCGTGCCGATCGCGCGCCTGGCTGCTGCGCAGGCCGTGGTCATGGGCAAATAA
- a CDS encoding glycosyltransferase family 2 protein produces MNNILYIVIPCYNEEEVLPETAKRLKVKMNSLIEKRKISPESRVVMVNDGSKDKTWPIISALHEEDLLFSGINLSRNRGHQNALLAGLMTVKDLADAVISMDADLQDDINAIDEMVDKFLDGCDIVYGVRSKRTTDSFFKRFTAESFYRLMNAMGANTVFNHADYRLMSKRALEGLAQFKEVNLFLRGIVPMIGYRTDTVTYERSERFAGESKYPLKKMVAFAMEGITSLSVKPIRLITGLGFVVFMVSIIMLIYIFVRFCMGATVAGWASVAVSVWAIGGLMLLSIGVVGEYIGKIYLESKARPRFIIEQFLNESHEKGGEEK; encoded by the coding sequence ATGAACAATATCCTTTACATCGTGATCCCCTGCTATAATGAAGAAGAAGTATTGCCGGAAACGGCTAAACGTCTGAAAGTCAAAATGAATAGCCTGATCGAAAAGCGCAAGATCTCGCCTGAGAGCCGCGTGGTAATGGTGAACGACGGCTCAAAGGACAAGACCTGGCCGATCATCAGCGCCCTGCACGAAGAGGATCTGCTCTTTAGCGGCATCAATTTAAGCCGCAACCGCGGCCATCAAAACGCGCTGCTGGCGGGCCTTATGACCGTAAAGGACCTAGCCGATGCGGTGATCTCCATGGATGCGGACCTGCAGGACGATATTAACGCCATCGACGAGATGGTGGACAAGTTCCTGGACGGGTGCGACATCGTGTATGGTGTGCGCTCCAAACGGACTACGGACAGCTTTTTCAAGCGTTTTACTGCCGAGAGTTTTTACCGGCTGATGAACGCGATGGGGGCCAATACGGTCTTTAACCATGCGGATTACCGCCTGATGAGCAAGCGCGCCCTGGAGGGGTTGGCTCAGTTTAAGGAGGTCAACCTGTTCTTGCGCGGTATCGTCCCCATGATCGGCTACCGCACGGATACCGTGACCTATGAGCGCAGCGAGCGCTTTGCCGGAGAAAGCAAGTATCCCCTTAAAAAGATGGTCGCCTTTGCCATGGAGGGCATCACCTCGCTGAGCGTCAAGCCCATCCGGCTGATCACGGGGCTGGGGTTTGTGGTCTTTATGGTCAGTATCATCATGCTGATCTATATCTTCGTGCGCTTTTGCATGGGCGCCACCGTGGCGGGCTGGGCCAGCGTGGCCGTATCGGTCTGGGCCATCGGGGGGCTGATGCTGCTGTCCATCGGCGTGGTGGGCGAGTATATCGGCAAGATCTACCTGGAATCCAAGGCGCGGCCGCGCTTTATTATCGAGCAATTTTTAAATGAGAGCCACGAAAAGGGCGGAGAGGAAAAGTAG
- a CDS encoding GtrA family protein encodes MAKIFDMKLIKFILVGVANTLLSAAIMFLLYNLAHFGYWGSSAISYVLGSILSFVLNKTYTFKNKDSIWKTALKFALNVAICYVIAYSLAQPVVTTLLRNTGWETSVVEQISMLVGMCLFTALNYIGQRFFAFKEKGDDKKAA; translated from the coding sequence ATGGCTAAAATATTTGATATGAAGCTGATCAAGTTTATCCTCGTAGGCGTGGCCAATACCCTGCTGAGCGCGGCGATCATGTTTTTGCTCTACAATCTGGCGCACTTTGGGTACTGGGGGTCGTCTGCCATCTCCTATGTGTTGGGCAGTATTTTAAGCTTTGTGCTCAACAAGACCTATACCTTTAAAAATAAGGATTCCATCTGGAAAACGGCGCTTAAATTTGCCCTGAATGTAGCGATATGCTATGTGATCGCCTATAGCCTGGCCCAGCCGGTGGTGACGACATTGCTGCGCAATACGGGGTGGGAGACCAGCGTAGTCGAGCAGATATCCATGCTCGTTGGCATGTGCCTGTTTACTGCGCTCAACTATATTGGCCAGCGATTTTTTGCCTTTAAAGAAAAGGGAGATGACAAAAAGGCAGCATAA
- a CDS encoding PHP domain-containing protein: MTEQLPIFDLHTHSTASDGACTPGQVVQQAACQGVTTLALTDHDTVSGVAEAMSAGEKLGVRVIPGVELSVERAFTLHMLGYFVDTQKGPLVDLLSRMQALRLERTARMVEKLQKLGMDITYDGVRKFASGEVIARPHVARALMEKGYVDSVKEAFEKYIGLGGPAYVPKSSMDAREAIGVIRASGGAAVLAHPRLMHLPPDQTESLIREMAQAGMRGLECYYPKNPPEFTAWCVGLCEKYGLVATGGSDFHGENRPGQPVGTAQKGGRHPAGYPDCLLND; the protein is encoded by the coding sequence TTGACAGAGCAACTCCCTATTTTCGACCTGCACACCCACTCCACCGCGTCCGATGGAGCCTGCACGCCAGGCCAGGTGGTGCAGCAGGCGGCATGCCAGGGCGTAACTACCCTTGCCCTGACCGATCACGATACCGTATCCGGCGTGGCGGAGGCTATGAGCGCCGGGGAGAAGTTGGGGGTACGGGTGATACCGGGAGTGGAGCTGAGCGTGGAGCGCGCCTTTACCCTGCACATGCTGGGGTATTTTGTGGATACGCAAAAGGGTCCCCTGGTCGACCTGTTAAGCAGGATGCAGGCTCTGCGGCTGGAGCGCACGGCGCGCATGGTCGAGAAACTGCAAAAGCTGGGGATGGATATCACCTACGATGGGGTGCGCAAGTTTGCCTCGGGAGAGGTGATCGCCCGGCCGCACGTGGCCCGGGCGCTGATGGAAAAAGGCTATGTAGATAGCGTCAAGGAGGCGTTTGAAAAGTATATCGGCTTGGGCGGGCCCGCTTACGTGCCGAAAAGCAGCATGGACGCGCGGGAAGCCATTGGTGTGATCCGCGCCTCGGGCGGGGCTGCGGTGCTGGCGCACCCTCGGCTGATGCACCTGCCGCCGGACCAGACCGAGAGCCTGATCCGGGAGATGGCGCAGGCGGGGATGCGGGGGTTGGAGTGCTATTACCCCAAAAATCCGCCGGAGTTTACCGCATGGTGTGTGGGCTTGTGTGAGAAATACGGCCTGGTGGCTACCGGCGGCAGCGATTTTCACGGAGAGAACCGGCCGGGGCAGCCGGTGGGCACGGCGCAAAAGGGGGGCCGGCATCCGGCCGGTTACCCTGACTGCCTGCTGAATGATTAG